A genomic region of Catalinimonas niigatensis contains the following coding sequences:
- a CDS encoding outer membrane beta-barrel protein, whose protein sequence is MKKLILFSFFFSFAIFSWAQGIHWGLNIAPGISYRIGHDQQMTDHARSIQSGEKPMHVFDFGIDLRKNITNRLSIGTGIFYSQKGFSNTHAAAVYNDPTLSRRYILDFVQDYLEIPFFLTYNVYQNDQIQLYPMLGVNNSLLLNEKNSVSYTGGEVSEETMEKLSTPYLSRSKLHNIGVMGGIGIMGAVDPKTAIGLEAVGKVMLTPLSDNFSNTDRYLYSFNLNFKFIRKIR, encoded by the coding sequence ATGAAAAAACTTATACTATTTTCTTTCTTTTTCTCTTTCGCTATCTTCAGTTGGGCTCAAGGTATCCACTGGGGATTGAACATAGCCCCCGGAATATCCTACCGCATAGGCCATGATCAGCAGATGACTGATCATGCCCGATCCATTCAAAGTGGAGAGAAGCCCATGCATGTATTTGATTTTGGGATTGACTTACGCAAAAACATCACAAATCGCCTTAGCATAGGCACAGGTATTTTTTACTCTCAAAAGGGTTTTTCCAACACACATGCGGCTGCAGTATACAATGATCCCACACTGAGCCGTCGTTATATTCTTGATTTTGTGCAGGATTATCTGGAAATCCCTTTTTTTCTAACCTATAATGTCTACCAGAATGATCAGATTCAGCTTTATCCCATGTTGGGTGTAAACAACAGCTTGCTACTGAACGAAAAAAACAGTGTTTCTTACACCGGTGGAGAAGTCAGTGAGGAAACGATGGAAAAACTTTCAACGCCTTACCTGAGCAGATCCAAACTGCACAATATTGGTGTAATGGGGGGGATTGGCATCATGGGTGCCGTAGATCCTAAGACAGCCATTGGGTTGGAAGCGGTAGGTAAAGTGATGCTTACTCCTCTTTCAGATAATTTTTCCAATACAGACCGCTACTTATATTCCTTCAACCTTAATTTCAAATTTATAAGGAAAATTCGCTAA
- a CDS encoding carbohydrate-binding domain-containing protein, with protein sequence MLKKILFSSIFLVGAVILGRLLAPSWYHFLAVNQPLANAEVLLVEGWVTDRTLKLAAQEFKEKNYKKMVIASIHLPDVYRAHSRGGLVFEIDKALDSIPHFDTLQVYAYGSQANGQYAQMRVIAGNDTLGEVTTDDQLKAYAFLLKKGVSPLQQITLEFTNDASAYENDEDRDLYIQSIQLDQTFIPSRSPFAYYDFGKIDGSKTERVFDSRAGSSAEVLIAEGIPAHLIHTIDAPRVSINKTYTTAEAVAKWLKEEDDNLRKINLITESTHARRSWMLYKKAIPKPVEVGVIASIRNPNIADNWWKSNGNRRYVVSQTVKFWYAVATYLFV encoded by the coding sequence ATGCTTAAAAAGATCTTATTCAGTAGTATTTTTCTGGTTGGAGCAGTAATATTAGGTAGGCTCCTCGCCCCCAGCTGGTATCATTTTCTTGCCGTTAACCAACCGCTCGCAAATGCAGAAGTTTTGTTGGTGGAGGGATGGGTAACTGACAGGACGCTGAAACTTGCAGCCCAGGAATTCAAAGAAAAAAACTATAAAAAAATGGTGATCGCCAGTATCCATTTGCCAGATGTATACAGGGCACATTCCAGAGGGGGATTGGTATTTGAAATTGACAAGGCTCTTGACTCCATACCTCATTTTGATACGCTACAAGTTTATGCATATGGCAGCCAGGCAAATGGGCAATATGCCCAAATGAGAGTGATTGCTGGCAATGATACATTGGGCGAAGTCACAACAGATGATCAGTTAAAAGCTTATGCTTTTCTCCTGAAGAAAGGAGTTTCTCCTTTGCAACAAATCACTTTAGAGTTTACGAATGATGCATCTGCTTACGAAAACGATGAGGACAGAGACCTTTACATTCAATCTATACAACTGGATCAAACTTTTATACCTTCCCGCTCACCCTTTGCATATTATGATTTTGGCAAAATTGACGGTAGCAAAACCGAAAGAGTATTTGACAGCAGAGCAGGTTCTTCTGCTGAAGTTTTAATAGCAGAGGGCATCCCTGCGCATTTGATTCATACGATTGATGCGCCAAGGGTAAGCATCAACAAGACCTATACTACTGCCGAGGCGGTAGCTAAGTGGCTTAAGGAAGAAGACGATAACCTCCGGAAAATAAACCTGATTACAGAAAGCACCCATGCCAGACGTAGCTGGATGCTTTATAAAAAAGCCATCCCTAAGCCTGTAGAAGTTGGTGTCATCGCTTCTATCCGCAATCCGAATATTGCTGACAACTGGTGGAAGTCCAATGGAAATAGGAGGTATGTGGTAAGTCAAACCGTAAAGTTCTGGTATGCAGTGGCTACTTATCTTTTCGTTTAA